The following proteins are encoded in a genomic region of Corynebacterium atypicum:
- the ruvA gene encoding Holliday junction branch migration protein RuvA: MIASLRGTVVSVELNGAVIECAGVGYFFTATPQTLATLRRGEEAQVLTTMVLRDDAVSLYGFSAAEQRAMFSLLQTVSGLGPRLALASLAVLDPEEIARAVRGKDLKTLQTIPGVGKRMAERMSLELAEKVAGFASAEPEEQGAAAVPDSPAAGQVTAALVGLGFTEKQAGEAVAAVFASDADLDTSAALRAALRRLGKK, encoded by the coding sequence GTGATTGCGTCTTTGCGCGGGACCGTGGTCTCGGTGGAGCTGAACGGCGCGGTGATCGAGTGTGCCGGGGTGGGCTACTTTTTTACGGCCACCCCGCAGACCTTGGCCACGCTGCGCCGCGGCGAAGAGGCGCAGGTGCTCACCACCATGGTCCTGCGCGACGACGCCGTTTCGCTTTACGGGTTTAGCGCCGCGGAGCAGCGCGCGATGTTCAGCCTGCTGCAGACCGTCAGCGGCCTGGGGCCGAGGCTGGCCCTGGCCAGCCTCGCGGTGCTCGATCCCGAAGAGATCGCCCGCGCGGTACGCGGCAAGGACCTGAAAACCCTGCAGACCATCCCCGGTGTGGGCAAGCGCATGGCCGAGCGGATGAGCCTCGAGCTCGCCGAGAAGGTGGCCGGGTTCGCAAGCGCCGAACCGGAGGAGCAGGGCGCGGCCGCGGTACCCGACTCGCCCGCGGCCGGGCAAGTGACCGCCGCCTTGGTGGGGCTGGGCTTTACGGAAAAGCAGGCCGGCGAGGCCGTCGCCGCGGTGTTTGCCAGCGACGCGGACCTAGATACCTCCGCCGCGCTGCGCGCGGCCTTGCGCCGGCTGGGAAAGAAATAA
- the ruvC gene encoding crossover junction endodeoxyribonuclease RuvC translates to MTVQGLRVMGIDPGLTRCGLSVVQAGRGRSVLPVAVGVARTPADADLTDRLLELSRGVSGWMDEYRPDVVAIERIFERGNVSTVMHTAHAVGVLVLAAAERGLPVHMYTPSEAKKAISGNGRADKKQMTAMITRILGLSEPPKPADAADALAIAVCHCWRAPYLARQAEVEGRMTAQRRRLEERHRALAREQRLAREGGPQRAEDKRSERHQRARALGVEAG, encoded by the coding sequence GTGACTGTGCAGGGGCTGCGCGTTATGGGGATTGACCCCGGCCTGACCAGGTGTGGGCTCTCAGTAGTGCAAGCGGGACGAGGGCGCAGCGTGCTTCCCGTGGCTGTCGGGGTGGCGCGCACGCCCGCGGACGCCGACCTCACCGACCGCCTGCTCGAGCTTTCCCGAGGGGTCTCCGGGTGGATGGACGAATACCGTCCGGACGTGGTGGCTATCGAGCGTATCTTCGAGCGCGGAAACGTCTCGACGGTCATGCACACCGCCCACGCCGTCGGCGTGCTCGTGCTGGCGGCCGCGGAGCGGGGCCTACCTGTGCACATGTACACCCCGAGCGAGGCCAAGAAGGCGATTTCGGGCAACGGCCGGGCCGACAAAAAGCAGATGACGGCGATGATCACCCGGATCCTGGGGCTCAGCGAGCCGCCCAAGCCCGCGGACGCAGCCGATGCGCTGGCGATCGCGGTCTGCCACTGCTGGCGCGCGCCGTACCTAGCCCGCCAGGCCGAGGTAGAAGGCCGCATGACTGCCCAGCGCCGCCGGCTCGAGGAGCGTCATCGCGCGCTGGCACGCGAGCAGCGACTCGCGCGGGAAGGCGGCCCGCAGCGGGCGGAAGACAAGCGCAGCGAGCGCCACCAGCGCGCCCGCGCGCTCGGCGTCGAAGCAGGTTAA
- a CDS encoding YebC/PmpR family DNA-binding transcriptional regulator: MSGHSKWATTKHKKAANDAKRGKEFAKLIKNIEVAARTGGGDPAANPTLDDMIKKAKKASVPNDNIERARKRGSGEEAGGADWQTIMYEGYGPNGVGMLIECLTDNRNRAATEVRTAMTKNGGNMADSGAVSYMFHRKGVAQVPAAGLSEDDILMAVLDAGAEEVNESGEFFEIVSAPEDLSTVRAALEEAGIKVEDADQDFRADVVAPCEEADARKVLRLIDALEDSDDVQNVYTNMELSDAAAAALAED, encoded by the coding sequence ATGTCAGGACATTCTAAGTGGGCAACGACCAAGCATAAGAAGGCGGCGAACGACGCCAAGCGGGGCAAGGAGTTTGCCAAGCTCATTAAGAATATCGAGGTCGCGGCGCGTACCGGGGGCGGGGACCCGGCCGCCAACCCGACGCTCGACGATATGATCAAGAAGGCCAAGAAGGCCTCCGTGCCCAATGACAATATCGAGCGTGCCCGCAAGCGCGGTTCCGGCGAGGAAGCCGGCGGTGCGGACTGGCAGACGATTATGTACGAGGGCTACGGGCCCAACGGGGTGGGCATGCTCATCGAGTGCCTGACGGATAACCGCAATCGCGCCGCGACCGAGGTGCGTACCGCGATGACGAAGAACGGCGGGAACATGGCTGATTCCGGTGCGGTCAGCTATATGTTCCACCGCAAGGGCGTAGCCCAGGTGCCGGCCGCCGGGTTGAGCGAAGACGACATCTTGATGGCCGTCCTCGACGCGGGTGCTGAAGAGGTCAATGAGTCTGGCGAGTTCTTCGAGATCGTCTCCGCGCCCGAAGACCTTTCCACGGTGCGCGCGGCCCTCGAGGAAGCCGGGATCAAGGTCGAAGACGCCGACCAGGACTTCCGCGCAGACGTTGTGGCTCCCTGCGAGGAGGCGGACGCGCGCAAGGTGCTTCGGCTTATCGACGCTCTGGAGGATAGTGACGACGTGCAGAACGTGTACACGAACATGGAGCTTTCCGACGCCGCCGCTGCGGCCTTGGCGGAGGACTAA